DNA sequence from the Actinomycetes bacterium genome:
GGGTCACCGGCCTGGACGAGGGCGCCGACGACTACCTCGTCAAGCCGTTCGACTTCGAGGAGCTCAAGGCCCGCGTGCGGGCGCTGCTCCGCCGCGACGCCGGCCGCTCGGGGGCGCTGCTGCGCGTGGGCGACCTGGCGCTCGACACGGCCAGGCACCAGGCGCTCCGGGGTGGGCGGGCCCTGCCCCTGACGCCCAAGGAGTTCGCGCTCCTGCGCTACTTCATGTCGCGGCCCGGTCAGGTGCTCTCCCAGGAGGACCTGCTCGAGCACGTCTGGGACGAGCACGCCGACCCCTTCACCAACACCGTGCGGGTGACCGTGATGACGCTGCGCCGCAAGCTCGCCGACGCGGGCGAGGACCAGCCCATTGAGACCGTGGTCGGCCGCGGCTACCGGCTGCGCGAGGGCTTGTGAAGCAGCCTGGCGCCCTCGACGACCGGCTGCCGGAGTGGATGCGGTCGATCCGCTTCCGCTACACCCTGATCTACTCGGCCGTCCTGTTCGGCCTGGGCGCGCTCGTCGTCGGCGGCCTGTACCTCATCTTGTCGACGTCACTGCGGGGCGAGGCGAGCCCGAACACGTTCTGCCGCTACGGCACGTGCATCGACGTCTTCACCGCCAGCGGGTTCCAGAAGTTCGTGCACACCCGCACGCTCGAGAAGCTGCGGATGTACTCGTTCGACGCCCTGGCCGTGCTGTTCGTCGCGAGCCTCGGCGTCGGCTGGGTGATCGCCGGCCGGGTGCTCGCCCCGATCGGCCGGATCACCGCGGTGGCCAGGGAGATCCAGGCCACCGACCTGTCCAGGCGCATCGAGCTGTACGGGCCCGACGACGAGCTGAAGCAGCTCGCCGACACCTTCGACGCCATGCTGGCCCGGCTGGACGCCGCCTTCGCCGCCCAGCGGCAGTTCGTGGCCGACGCCTCCCACGAGCTGCGCAACCCGCTCGCGATCATCCGCACCAACGTCGAGGTGGCCCTGGCCGACCCGAACGCCGACCCGGAGGACCTGCGCCAGGCCATCATCGTGGTCAAGCGGGCCAGCGACCGCATGGCCCGGATGGTCGACGACCTGCTCGCGCTGGCCAGGCGCCAGGCCCCCGCCGTCTACAACGAGCCCGTGGACCTCGGCGTGGCCGTGGCCGAGGCGAGCGAGGAGTTCGTCGCCCTGGCCGAGACCCGCGGGATCGTGCTCGACCGGGCGATCGCGCCCGAGGTCACCGTGACCGGGGACCGGGACGCGCTCAAGCGGGCAGTGGCCAACCTGCTCGAGAACGCCGTCCGCCTCGCCCCCGCCGGCTCCTGGGTCCGGCTGGCCGTTGGCAGCGAGAGGGGCATGGCGTGGGTGGCGGTGTCCGACGAGGGCCCGGGGATCCGCCCCGAGGACCAGCCCAAGGTGTTCGACCGGTTCTGGCGGGCCGACAAGGCCCGCTCCCGGGCCGAC
Encoded proteins:
- a CDS encoding HAMP domain-containing sensor histidine kinase translates to MKQPGALDDRLPEWMRSIRFRYTLIYSAVLFGLGALVVGGLYLILSTSLRGEASPNTFCRYGTCIDVFTASGFQKFVHTRTLEKLRMYSFDALAVLFVASLGVGWVIAGRVLAPIGRITAVAREIQATDLSRRIELYGPDDELKQLADTFDAMLARLDAAFAAQRQFVADASHELRNPLAIIRTNVEVALADPNADPEDLRQAIIVVKRASDRMARMVDDLLALARRQAPAVYNEPVDLGVAVAEASEEFVALAETRGIVLDRAIAPEVTVTGDRDALKRAVANLLENAVRLAPAGSWVRLAVGSERGMAWVAVSDEGPGIRPEDQPKVFDRFWRADKARSRADGGTGLGLAIVKQIAESHGGEVQLQSRVGVGSTFAIWLPVAAHDGGQPPRLVAPGARALARPSSTAAERLQRPDGFSRP
- a CDS encoding response regulator transcription factor, with amino-acid sequence MRLLVVEDETDLADAVARGLRREGYAVDVAYDGDDALDKAAVNTYDVVCLDLNLPGTDGIEVVRQLRAPGDARPVPRVLMLTARDRPVDRVTGLDEGADDYLVKPFDFEELKARVRALLRRDAGRSGALLRVGDLALDTARHQALRGGRALPLTPKEFALLRYFMSRPGQVLSQEDLLEHVWDEHADPFTNTVRVTVMTLRRKLADAGEDQPIETVVGRGYRLREGL